Part of the Streptomyces europaeiscabiei genome is shown below.
ACGGACCCGCACGGGGCCGACATCCGCCGCCAGCAGTCGATGATCCTGGTCCCTCGTGACACCCCGGGTGTCACGGTGAAGCGCGCGATGCAGGTGTTCGGCTACGAGGACCACTCCCACGGCGGTCACGCCGAGGTGGTCTTCGAGGGTGCGCGGGTGCCGGCCGCCAACCTGATCGGCGAGGAGGGCGGCGGTTTCGCCATCGCGCAGGCGCGGCTCGGGCCGGGGCGTATCCATCACTGCATGCGGCTGATCGGGATGGCCGAGCGGGCGATCGAGCTGATGTGCCGCCGGGCGGTGGCGCGGGAGGCCTTCGGCAAGGCGCTGGCGCAGCAGGGGGTCGTGCACAACTGGATCGCCGACGCGCGGGTGGCGGTGGAGCAGTTGCGGCTGCTGGTGCTGAAGACGGCGTGGATGATGGACACGGTGGGCAACAAGGGGGCCCACGCGGAGATCCAGGCGATCAAGATCGCTACGCCGCGGACGGTGGTGGACATCATCGACCGGGCCATCCAGCTGCACGGTGCGGGGGGTGTGAGCCAGGACTTCCCGCTGGCCGAGCTGTACGCGGGGGCGCGGACGCTGATGATCGCGGACGGGCCCGACGAGGTGCATCAGCGGTCACTCGCTCGGCGGGAGCTGAAGCGGTACGTGTGAGTGTGCGGGGGGGGTGCGTTGTCGGGTGCGGGTGAGTGGGTGGTGCGGGTGAGTGGGGCTTCTCGCGCAGTTCCCCGCGCCCCTGAAAAGCAGCGGCTCCGCCCCGTGCTTCTCAGGGGCCCGCAAGGGCCGTGCTTTCGCCCTACGGCCGCAGCGCCCGCAGGAGCAGGTCCGCCAAGTGGTCCGCCACCTCCTGGGGGGCCATCGGGCCATCCGGGCGATACCACGTCGACAGGTGGTGGACCGAGCCGAAGTGGTAGTCGACCACCAGGTCGGCGGGGGTGGCCCTGGAGAAGACGCCCGTCTCCTGTCCCTCCTCCACCAGCGCCCTGAAGCGCTCGTGGTAACGGCGGCGTTCCGCTCGGACCTGCTTGTTCTTCTCGGGGCTCAGATGGTGCATGGACCGGAAGAAGATCATCGCGTCGTCGAGGTTGTCGATGGTGGTGACGACGACATCGGCGGCGGCACCCCGCAGGCGCTCCTCGACGGGCGCGTCGGCCCCGGCGAACGCGTCCAGCCGCTCCTGCTGGATGCGCAGCACGCGCGCGTACACCTCGTGCAGCAGGTCGTCCTTGGACCCGAAGTAGTGGTACAGCGCGCCCTTGGTGACGCCGGCCGCCTCGACGATCTCCTGCACGGAGGTGCGGTCGTAGCCCCGCTCGGCGAAGAGCCGGGTGGCTGCGGCCAGCAGCCGCTGCGGGACGGGAGTACCGTCACCGTCCGTCGTCCTGGGCACTGCCGCCACCTGCCTTCCGAGGTTCTGTTGTCACCTGGCGGTGGTCGCCCGTCGGGCCCCGGCCGGTTCCTACCGGCCGGAATCGGGCGCTCCCGCCGGAGGATCATCCCACTCTCCGGCACCCGCCCGCCGGGCAGGGCCGTCAGCCCGTCGTCTCCCACTTCTGCTGGATGTGGTTCATGTTCGTCAGCCAGCGCTCCGGGTCGGCCGCCCTGGCCTGGTAGAAACCGGCCACCTCGGGGTGCGGCAGGATCAGGAAGCGGTCCTTCTCGATGCCGTCGAAGAGCGCGTCGGCCACGTCCTCCGGCTCGATCGCGGTCGGCGCGAGCACCAGGTCGCCCGCGCTGCCGGAGGCCGTCAGCATGTCGGTGCGCACGCCCTGCGGGCAGATCGCGTGGACCTTGACGCCCCGGTGCCGGTAGGTGAGCGACAGCCATTCGGCGAACGCGTACGCCCCGTGCTTGGTGACGCTGTAGGGCGCCGCGCCGATCATCGTCAGCAGCCCCGCCGCCGAGACCGTCGAGACGAAGCGCCCGCTGCCCCGCTCCAGCCATGCCGGCAGCAGCTCGTGGGCCGCCCGGACGTGCGCCATCACGTTGACATCCCAGGCGAGCGCCCACACCTTCTCGTCGGCCGCTTCCGTCCCGCCGGAGGCGAGCCCGGCATTCGCGCAGTACACGTCCACGGTGCCGCCGAGCGCGTCACGCGCCTCGGCGATGATCGAGGACGCGTCCCCGGGCACCGCGATGCCGCCGATCTCGTCGGCCACGGCCTTCGCCCGGTCACCGTTCAGGTCGTTCACCACGACCCGGGCCCCCTCGGCGGCGAACCGCCGCGCCAGAGCGGCCCCGATCCCGCCCCCGGCCCCTGTGACGACCACACCCGCACCCTGTACGGCTCCCACGATCGGTCTCCTTCGCCTTCGACGCGACGTACCACGAACGGCTCCACTCAGGCCACCAGACTAACCGGTCGGTATGCAGCAGAGAAGAGCCACTCGCAGCACACACCGGCGGGAGCCCCCCAAGGGGCGCGGGGCTGCGACGTCTGCGGCTCCGCCGCGTGGGCGCGACCAGCCACAACCGCCCCGCAGGTTACAAACCACCCGCGGGAGCGCTTAGCTTGCGTATACGCCGCTTCCCGCGACCCGGAGGTCACCCCCCATGCGCCTCTCCCGCCGCACCTTCCTCGCCGCCTCCACGGCAGCCACCGCTTCCACAGCCGCCACCGCGAGCCTCACCACCGCTCCCCCGGCCGGGGCAGCCCGCCAAGGGCTTCGTACCGGCTTCGAGCGTCTGGCCGCCGACGGCTACCGAACCCTGGGCGGTCAGAAGGTCGGCATCGTCACCAACCCCACCGGCATCACCGAGGACGCCCGCCACATCGTCGACGTGATGCACGCCGACGACCGCGTGGACCTCACAGCCGTCTTCGGCCCGGAGCACGGCTTCCGGGGCACCGCCCAGGCCGGCGGCTCCGAGGGCCGCCACGACGACCCGGCGACCGGGCTGCCGGTCTACGACACGTACCTGAAGAGCGGCCGCCCCCTCGCGGACATCTTCACCGCCTCCGGCGTGGACACGGTCGTCTTCGACATCCAGGACGTGGGCGCCCGCTTCTACACGTACATCTGGACGCTGTACGACTGCATGGAGGCGGCCCAGCTCGCCGGGAAGCGTTTCGTCGTGCTGGACCGGCCGAACCCGATCACCGGGCGGAGCGCCCAAGGACCCGTGCTGCACAAGGAGTTCGCGACGTTCGTCGGGCGGCAGCCCATCTCCCAGGCGCACGGGATGACGGTGGCGGAGCTGGCAGGGCTGTTCAACGAGGAGTTCCTCACCAAGCCCGTGCCGCTGGAGACCGTACCGATGTCGGGCTGGAAGCGGTCGCGGTTCCACGACGACTCCGGGCTGCCCTGGGTGCCGCCGAGCCCGAACATGCCGACGCCGGACACCGCGCTCGTGTACGCGGGCACGTGTCTCTTCGAGGGGACGAACCTGTCGGAGGGGCGCGGCACCACACGGCCGTTCGAACTGCTGGGCGCGGAGGGCGTCGACCGGAGGTGGGCGGCCGCCGCGAACGAGCTCGGGCTGCCCGGCGCGCACTTCAGGGAGGCCTACTTCGCGCCGACGTTCTCCAAGTTCCAGGGGAAGACCATCGGGGGTGTGCAGATCCATGTCCACGACCGGGCCGCGTACGACCCGGTGCGCACCGGGATCGGCCTCCTGGTGACCGCCAGGAAGGTGTGGAGCGGCTTCGCCTGGCGTCCGGACAACTGGATCGACAAGCTGACCGGTTCGGCGCGGGTGCGGACGATGATCGACGCGGGGGCCGACACGGACGCGATCGTGGCGGGCTGGCAGGAGGAGCTGGCGGCGTTCCGCAAAGTACGCAAGGAGTACTTGCTGTACCGATAAACCGATAATGGGCGTCAAGAGCCCTTCGTGACCTATGGCCATCCCTCGCCGTTGGCAGGACCATGCGCCTGAGCGCATTACCGACGGGGGCCGAAGGGGGCTCGTCATGGCGGATCCGGAAATGAGCGTGACTCCCTACTGGGAACTGACCTTCGACGCGGACGGCGACGTGGACACCGGTCAGCGGGACCGGCTGCTCGACGGGGTCCGCAGGCGCGGGGTCGTGGACCTGGTCGTCTTCGCACACGGCTGGAACAGCGACCGGTCCGGCGCGACCCGCCTGTACAGCCGCTTCCTCGCCCCGTTCCCGGCGCTCGCGCCGCACGCGAAGCTGGGGTACGTGGGCGTGCTGTGGCCCTCGATGCGGTTCTCGGACGAGCCGATCCCTGACCTCGAGCCGGTCCCGGCCGTGGCGCCCAGCCGACCCGCACTGGACAAGAGCACCCGGCACGCGCTGCTGGAGGTCTTCCCCGGGCGGGCCACCGTGGTCGAGCAGCTCGCGCGGCTGCTGAACCAACGGCCGCACGACGGCGCCTCGTTGGAGGAGTACGGGCGGCTCGTACGACTGCTGGTGGAGGTGGCGCCGCAGGGACCGCAGGCGGCGTTCACTGCGGACACCATCGCGGAGGGAGTGCCGGAGGGCACGCCCGGGATGCTGTGCGGGGACGCGGCGACGGTGTGCGCGGACTTCGCGGCGGCGCTGGCGGAGGTCGAGGCCTCGGGGGTGATGACCGGGGCCGTGCCCGCCTTGCCGCAGGCCTGGGACGGCGCCCATGAACTCCTGCGTCAGGCCACGTACTTCGCGATGAAGCGCCGGGCGGGGACGGTCGGCGAGCGTGGGCTCGGGCGGCTGCTCGGGCAGCTCGCGCGCACGGCTCCGAACGTGCGGGTGCACCTCGTCGGGCACAGCTTCGGCGCGCGTCTCGTGTCGTTCGCGCTGCGCGGGCTGCCCGAAGGGGTGCACACCGTGAAGTCGGTGACGCTCCTTCAGGCGGCCTTCTCCCACTACGCGTTCGCGGCGCGCCTGCCCCACGACGCACGCGCGAGCGGCGTCCTGAACGGTCAGCACAAGCGCATCGACGGGCCGTTGGTGTGCTGCCACTCCAAGCACGACTCGGCGCTGGGCACGATCTACCCGCTCGCCTCCCGGATGGCGGGCGACGCGCGGACGGTGCTGGGCCTGAGCGTGAACAGCCTCCTCGGCGCCAAGTGGGGGGCCCTCGGCTACGGCGGGGTGCAGGCCGTCAAGGGCACCCGGTCGTTCAGGCTGGCCGACGCCCTCAAGACCCGACTGCCGGCATCGGGTTGCGTGAACATCGACGCGGCGGCGGTGGTCAGACGCGGAGGCGCACCGTCCGGCGCCCACAGCGACATCTGCCACCAGGAGTTGGCGAGGGTGGTGCTGGCGGCGGGCCGTATCGCCTGACCACGGCCCGCCGCCTTCGTTCTCGCCCGCTCACTCGTCGGCGCTCACCTGTGCGAGGTGAACTCCACGACCTGCTGGTAGGTCGGCCGGTTCTGCCAGCTGATCTTGTTGTGCTTGATGCCTCCCAGGGGCTGCTGGATGATCGAGTCGGCGCACCACTGGTCGCCCGCCGAGCAGTACGCGTCACCGGGGTAGACCTGCGCGGCGGTCTTGCCTGCCGCCTCCTTGAGGGTGTTGATCAGCAGGGTGCGGCAGGCGCTGAGGCTGCCGCCCCCGCAGTACTGGTTCGCCAGCGGACCCCGTACGGTCTCGCCCAGCACCGAGCGGATGTCCTTGTCGACGTAGCTCCACCAGCCGTACTGGAAGGAGCTGCCGGCGTGGGAGCCGGTCGGGCCGTGCGCGGCCGACGGGGACTCGTCGATGGGAAGGTTGGCGGCGATGGCGGTGTACAGGTCGGTACCGAGGCCCGGTTCGAACTCGGCCTTCACCAGCAGCGGCCACCAGGCGTCCAGGATGCGGATCGCCTCGGCGTTGGCGTAGGTCTTGGAGCCGGCGGAGGTCTCCGTGCGTTTGGAGCCGGAGGTGACCCAGGCCTGGAGCTTGGAGACCGCCGCGGCGGCCGCGGAGTCCGTGACCGTGCTGCTGTTGACGACCTTGAGCAGGTCCGGGACGACGTCCTCGGCCCGAAGGTCGGCCAGGCCCGCCTCGGCCATGGCCTTCGTCAGCGAGGCCCGGGTGACGCCGCCCGCGGCGACCAGTCTCTTCACCCGGTCGTCGAGGAGGTTGCCGCGGTGGACGGAACCGTCGCCCCACGAGGCGCTGGTGTAGTCCGCGGCCTGCTTGTTGTTCCAGGAGATGTAGTAGTCCTGGTCCATGGAGTTGGGGTGGGCGGAGGGCGCGGTGTAGTCGGCGGTGTTGGTGGTGGGGTTCCAGTTCCGCCACTCGTACGCCGACTGCGCCCAGGCCGGGAACTCGGGGTCGACGGCCGCGGCGCGCACCGGGTTGTCGCCGCTGTTGTAGTACGCGGTGCGGGTGGAGTCGGCGTAGAACCAGTTGAAGGTGTAGTTGATGTTCTGGACGGCCTTCTGGAAGGTCTCCGGGCCCTTGACGTAGTCCGGGTCGTTCAGCATCTGGAAGCCGATGATCGACTCGGCCTCGTTCAGGTACGAGGAGCGCAGGGTGGTGTAGGCGACCTTCTTGCCGTCGACCGTGGCGCGGTGCGTCACGGGGCCGTACTTGGTGCGCCAGACCTGCATGCGGTAGGAGCCGGCCGGGGTGGAGTCGGCGGTGGTGGGCTTCCAGGAGTTGGTCTGCTCGATCTTCTCCATGGCCGTGCAGGTGCCGTGGTACAGGTAGTGGACGTCGTCCTGGCACAGCTCGACCGCGTACGCGTCGATGATGTCCTGGCCGGAGGTGGTGGCGCTCCAGGCGTAGTCCTGGCCCCGGCCGAGTTCGATGTACATGCTCAGGCCCGCGAAGGAGGCGCCGCGGGCGCTGATGCCAGGTCCCTGGATCTCCTGGAGCATGAGCAGCTGCGGGGCGAAGTAACCGGTCTGGGGCCCGAAGACGGCGACGGGGTGACCGCTCGCGGTGTGCTCGCCGCTGACGACGAGGGCGTTGGACATGCCGCGCCGGGCGGAGCTGAGGGCGCTGTCGGTGGCCTCGGTCGAGACGGTCGTGGAGGCTGCCGTGGCCGCGCTGCCGGTGCGGTCGTGGACCAGCGGCTCCTCGGTGACGGTGCCGTCGTCGGGGAGGGCCATGCCCTGCGGGTTCGCGGGCTTGGTGGCGTAGGGGAAGCTGCCGTCGTGGACGGTGAGGGCGGCCTCGGGGTCGTTGCGCTCGCGGAAGGACTCCCAGACCTTGGTGCCCTCGGTGACACCGTACTTCTCCTGGGCGGCCAGCAGGGACAGGGCGTTGTTGACCTCGCCGCCGCCCCCCGAGCCGAAGAGGGCGCCGATGACGGAGGCCAGGGCGACCAGGTCGGTGGGCTTGAACTTCTCGATGGTGCCGGCGTTGGTGACGGAGTCCTTGTGGCCGGTCAGGACGTACTCGCCGGGGTAGTTGCGGGCGCTGTCGGAGGCGTCGATGTAGGCGTTGATGCCGGCGACATAGGCGTTGACGTCGGCGAGGGCCAGCTGCCCGCGCTCGCCGTTGGAGGCCACCGCCTTGTCGATCTGGGCCTGGAGGTCGGCCTCGGTGTAGGGGGCGTGGCGCCAGAACTCCTGCTCCAGGCCCTGGTTGGACGCGGCGCCACCGGCGAACGGGGTCAGCTTGCCGCGGCCGACGTGCCGGAAGACATCCATCAGCCACAGCCGGTCCTGGGCGGCCGCGTAGCCCGCGCCGAACTCGGTGCCGTAGCGGGTGGTGCCCGTGATGTGCGGCACACCGGTCTTCTTGTCACGGACGATCGTGACGTCGGTGCGGCCGGCCGGGTTCAGGGTGGAGGCGACCTGGCCGGAGGGGACACCGAAGGAGGCGTCGTTGAAGAAGGTGTTGATCGTGGAGTTGGTGAGGCCCGAGTAGCCGGTGGCCAGGTTGTTGTAGGGGCCGAGCTGGTTGCTCGCGTTCTCCGGCATGGAGCCGAAGGCCTGGTTGAGGAGGATCTGGGCGAGGGTCGCGTTGCCGTTCTGGCCGGGCGGCAGGATGTCGGAACACTGTCCGCCGCAGTGGTCGGTCACCGCCGCCGCCTCCGCGACGGCGGCGGTGTCGGCTGCCGCCGCTGGGGAAGCAGGGGAAAGAGGTGACAAAAGACCGGCAACGAGTGCGCATATGGAGGCGGCCTTGAGGAACTCCGGGAATCCACGGGGAGTTCTCAGTCTGTCGAGTGCGGTGTGTGAGGTGCGTGGGGTGCGCCAGGGCATGGCAGCTCCTCCTGACAGGGGTGGGCCGGATGTTACCGCCGGTATCCCCGGCTTTGAAGATGAACATGCGTCACGTTTTTTGGATCACCGCCGCCGGACAGGTGACTGACAGCGTGAACAGGTACTCAGAAGTAGTCGTAAGCAGACGAGAAGAAGTCAGAGGCAGTCAGACGTAGGCAGGAATGGTCCGTGAACGGCTCAGTAGACGACTTATGGAGGTCATCGGAAATCGGATGGAGCCGAATCGCGTGTCGATACGTCTATTCGGCGACGTCCCGACGACGACGCCGAAGTGACCGAAGTACAGGTGCAGGTGTGACGGAGGTGCAGGGCGATGGCCGGTTTCCGGAGTCTGGCAAGACAGGTGCGAGATCCCAGGTGCGATCTGGCACTGCGGCGCTATTCGCTGCGCAAGTGCCTTGAGAGGTTCGCCCCCTACGGGCATCGGGCGACATGGGACCACCTGTGCTCACGGGCCGGGTTCGGCCCCGAGGACCGCAACCCCGACCCGGCGCGGCTCGTGGCCGCACTGGAGGAGTTGGAGGAGGCCCGCTCCGTCTGGCTCGACTACGAGGTGCAGTTCGCGCAGCGCCGCAAGAAGGAGAAGCACGACGGGCTGCGCAGGCCGGGCACTGTCGACGACTGGCACCGGCTGACCTGGGGCGGATTCGGGGTCGCCTGGTGCGACGACCCGAAGGTCCATCCCCGTGAACCGATGGCGGAGGTACTGCGCCGGCTCATCGCCGCGCTGGAGCGCGAACCGGGCTCGACCTGCCCGGTGTGCGACGGCGAGCGCCTCGTCTGGATGTACGACCTGGCCCACGAACCGTCCTCGGGCCCTGCCTGCACGGAGTGCGGAATCGTGGTGCCACGACCGGTGCTCACCCCCGAGGCCCTGGTGGAGTCCAGGCGCGGACGACTGCTGATCTCGGCGTAGCGCGGCGGGGGTGCGCCGGGGATGCCGCACCCCCGTGCATGAGCACGTACGGCGCACAGGTACGACGCACAGGCAGGGCGTGACGACTACGGCTTCTTGACGTCCGTGTGGATGGCGAGCTTGAACTCGGCGAGGGTGAGCGTCGTGGCCCGCCCGGTGTCCCCCGACCCACGCGCGGACACCTTCAGCCCGAGCGGCATGCCCTTGTCCACGAACATCTGCCACATGTAGGTGCGGAACTGGCCGCCCCGCGTGGACGCGCTGTCCGTCGTGCCCGTCGAGTCGTACTTCTTCTTGGTCAGGTTCAGGGGATCGCGCACGAAGCGGGCCCGGTGCTCCAGTGTCCTCGGGTCCGCCTCCCAGAACACCATCGCCGAGAGCACGCCCCAGCCGTCATGGCTGGGCCAGATCAGTCCGGAGCGCGGGTCGGGGAACTTCGACGCGGTGTCGCCGCCGTGCGCCGGGTCGTGCATCTTCCAGGGGTCGTAGGACTCCGCGGTCTTCTCGTACGGGAAGCGCACCAGGTGGTAGCCGTCGGAGTCGTAGCTGATCCTCTGGACGCCCGAGTGTGCCTTCTCCCACTTCAACGAACATATGACGACGCTCATCAGCGCCCCTTCCCTTGCCGGGGGGCGTGCCGTACCGCCCCCTCCGTGTCCATGACACAGCCTCGGCGAAAGCGGTTGCACCGCAGGGGCGAAACGCGCCGGGGAGCGTCGATTCACAGGTTCACGGCAGGCGGTCCCAGCGCTCCGGCGCGGGCAGCCCGAGTACGCCGGCGCGCACGGCGAGGCCGTAGTCCAGGGGTTCGATGCGGGCGGGCGCCTCAGCGGCGAGCCAGGTCTGCAGGTCGCGTACGACGGTGCTCTCGATGTCGGGGTCGAGCCGGGAGAACGGTGGAGCGTCGAGCAGCAGATCGTCGATCCACGAGTCGACGCAGCGCGCGAGATGCGCGTCGGCCTCCGGGCCCGCGGGCCAGCGGTCGAGCAGCGGCACGACGGTGCCGAGGAGCGCGACGCAGGCCTCGAAGACGCCAGCGACCGGCTGTGGCGGGCGGGCCTTCGCCAGGTTGTCCTCCCACCAGGCGTGGACGAACGCCTCGACGGCGGCGGCCTGTTCGGCGGGCCACCGGCGCCAGTCGACCTCGCTCAGCCCGAGGGGCTCCCACCCCACGCGGGCGGCCAGTGTGCCGTCCGCCAGTGCCCGCGCGCCCTGCGGCAGCAGTCGGCGCATCGCGGCGGGATGGTCATCGAAGTGGTCGCGCACCTCGAACAGGAAACGCTCCAGCACGTCCGGCGGCACGCGCGTGTACGGCGTGCGCAGGTACGCGGTCTCCTCGGGCAGATGGCAGCGGCCGCACCCGGTCTCGTTCGGGCTGGAGAAGCCGTCGAAGATCGTGTCGATGTCGGCGAGTGCGGCCTCAAGGGCGGCTGAGAACAAGGGAGTCGATCCCGTCGGTACTCCGTGCCGCGCCCGTCCACTCCCGTGTCCGGCGGCCGAAGATCGCGACCCTACCAGCCGCAAATCCCCTCGCTCCACCCCTTTCCCGTAAGGACAGTTGGGGGGCGATGAAACAGCCCTGAGCGACCCAGGAACCGAGGAGAGCCCCGATGTCGACGCTGCGTGTCACCGCCGAAGTGCTGACGATCCACGAACACCCCAACGCCGACGCGCTGGAACTGGCCCAGGTCGGCCTGTACCGAGCCGTCGTGGCGAAGGGCGCGTACCGCACCGGTGACACCGCCGTCTACATCCCCGAGCAGTCCGTGCTCCCGGCCGGGCTGATCGAGGAGCTGGGGCTGACCGGACGGCTCGCGGGGAGCAGGTCGGACCGGGTGAAGGCGGTACGGCTGCGGGGCGAACTGTCACAGGGCATCGTCTGCCGTCCGCGGGCGCTCGCGGACGTGGACCTGACGGCCGCCGTCGCTGACGGCACGGACTTCGCGGAGCGGCTCGGCATCGTCAAATGGGTGCCGCCGATCCCGCCCACGATGAGCGGCGAGGTCGAGTCGGCGCCGGAACTGCTGCCCTGGGTCGACATCGAGAACATCCAGCGCTACCCCGACATCTTCACGCCCGGCGAACGGATCGTCCTGACGGAGAAGCTGCACGGTACGGCCTGCCTGGTGACGTACTTCACCGAGGACGGCCGCGTCCAGGTGTCCTCGAAGGGCTTCGGCTCGAAGTACCTCGCCCTGAAGGAGGACCCGCGCAACCTGTACTGGCGTGCCGTCCACGGCCACAAGGTCGCCGAGGCCGCGGCGCGGCTCGCCGAGCGGCTGGGGGCACGCCGGGTCGGGATCTTCGGCGAGGTGTACGGCGCCGGGGTGCAGGACCTGTCGTACGGCGCCGACGGCCGTCGCGAGACGCTCGGGTACGCCGTGTTCGACGTCTCCGCCGACATCGACGGCCAGGTCCGCTGGCTGGACTCGGCCGAGCTGTCCGAGCTGCTCGACGGCGAACTGCCGCTGGTGCCCAAGCTGTACGAGGGCCCGTACGCCATCGACCGGGTGCTGGAGGTGGCCACCGGCCGGGAGACGGTCTCCGGGCGCGATCTGCATCTGCGTGAGGGGGTCGTGATCCGGCCGGCCACCGAACGGTACAGCCCGGTGACCGGCGGGCGCGCCGTCGCCAAGGCGGTCAGCCCGGCGTATCTGACCCGTAAGGGCGGCACCGAGTACGAGTGAGAACCAAGGACAGGTGCGACCAAGGACAGGTGACGGCCAAGGACAGGTGACGGCCAAGAGCGAGTGCCAGCCCAGAGCAAGTGACGGCCCAGAGCGAGTGACGGCCCAGAGCGAGTGACGGCCAAGGACGGCTGAGACCGGACCACCACGGGACTTTCGGGGGACCCATGGGGCCCGCGGGGGACTCGTGGGGCCCGGGGCCCGGGAGCCGCTCAGCGGCAGCTCCCGGGCTCCTCCTGCTTCTCCTCCTGCTTCTCCTGGCGTTCCTCCTGGTCGACCGTCCCCCGACCCTCGACCAGGAGGCGGGAGCCGCTCTGCCGTTCGCCGAAGACGTCGTCGGGGTTGGACAGCACGCAGGTGGCCAGGGACAGACAGCCGCAGCCGATGCAGTCGCTGAGGTGGTCACGCAGCCGGTTGAGCTGCTTGATCCGCTCGTCGAGTTCGGACCGCCAGACCTCGGAGAGGTGGGACCAGTCCTCGCGGGTCGGCGTCCGCTCCTCGGGCAGCTCGGCGAGCGCCTCGCGGATGGTGGCGAGCGGGATGCCCACGCGCTGAGCGGCCCGTACGAAGGCGACGCGGCGCAGGGTGTCGCGGGTGTAGCGGCGTTGGTTGCCCGCGGTGCGGCGGCTGCTGATCAGCCCCTTGGACTCGTAGAAGTGCAGCGCGGAGACGGCGGCACCGCTACGGGCCGACAGC
Proteins encoded:
- a CDS encoding SDR family oxidoreductase, whose amino-acid sequence is MVGAVQGAGVVVTGAGGGIGAALARRFAAEGARVVVNDLNGDRAKAVADEIGGIAVPGDASSIIAEARDALGGTVDVYCANAGLASGGTEAADEKVWALAWDVNVMAHVRAAHELLPAWLERGSGRFVSTVSAAGLLTMIGAAPYSVTKHGAYAFAEWLSLTYRHRGVKVHAICPQGVRTDMLTASGSAGDLVLAPTAIEPEDVADALFDGIEKDRFLILPHPEVAGFYQARAADPERWLTNMNHIQQKWETTG
- a CDS encoding acyl-CoA dehydrogenase family protein; translated protein: MDFAFDARTEELRAKLLTFMDAYVYPAEAVAEEQRAELASPWDTPAVVEELKAEARRQGLWNLFLPDSEYGAGLTNLQYAPLAEITGRSPQLAPTALNCAAPDTGNMEVLSQFGDDAQQKQWLEPLLAGEIRSAFAMTEPEVASSDATNITTLIERDGDDYVVTGRKWYISGAMNPDCRIFIVMGKTDPHGADIRRQQSMILVPRDTPGVTVKRAMQVFGYEDHSHGGHAEVVFEGARVPAANLIGEEGGGFAIAQARLGPGRIHHCMRLIGMAERAIELMCRRAVAREAFGKALAQQGVVHNWIADARVAVEQLRLLVLKTAWMMDTVGNKGAHAEIQAIKIATPRTVVDIIDRAIQLHGAGGVSQDFPLAELYAGARTLMIADGPDEVHQRSLARRELKRYV
- a CDS encoding exo-beta-N-acetylmuramidase NamZ family protein, with the protein product MRLSRRTFLAASTAATASTAATASLTTAPPAGAARQGLRTGFERLAADGYRTLGGQKVGIVTNPTGITEDARHIVDVMHADDRVDLTAVFGPEHGFRGTAQAGGSEGRHDDPATGLPVYDTYLKSGRPLADIFTASGVDTVVFDIQDVGARFYTYIWTLYDCMEAAQLAGKRFVVLDRPNPITGRSAQGPVLHKEFATFVGRQPISQAHGMTVAELAGLFNEEFLTKPVPLETVPMSGWKRSRFHDDSGLPWVPPSPNMPTPDTALVYAGTCLFEGTNLSEGRGTTRPFELLGAEGVDRRWAAAANELGLPGAHFREAYFAPTFSKFQGKTIGGVQIHVHDRAAYDPVRTGIGLLVTARKVWSGFAWRPDNWIDKLTGSARVRTMIDAGADTDAIVAGWQEELAAFRKVRKEYLLYR
- a CDS encoding serine-threonine protein kinase — encoded protein: MADPEMSVTPYWELTFDADGDVDTGQRDRLLDGVRRRGVVDLVVFAHGWNSDRSGATRLYSRFLAPFPALAPHAKLGYVGVLWPSMRFSDEPIPDLEPVPAVAPSRPALDKSTRHALLEVFPGRATVVEQLARLLNQRPHDGASLEEYGRLVRLLVEVAPQGPQAAFTADTIAEGVPEGTPGMLCGDAATVCADFAAALAEVEASGVMTGAVPALPQAWDGAHELLRQATYFAMKRRAGTVGERGLGRLLGQLARTAPNVRVHLVGHSFGARLVSFALRGLPEGVHTVKSVTLLQAAFSHYAFAARLPHDARASGVLNGQHKRIDGPLVCCHSKHDSALGTIYPLASRMAGDARTVLGLSVNSLLGAKWGALGYGGVQAVKGTRSFRLADALKTRLPASGCVNIDAAAVVRRGGAPSGAHSDICHQELARVVLAAGRIA
- a CDS encoding TetR/AcrR family transcriptional regulator; protein product: MPRTTDGDGTPVPQRLLAAATRLFAERGYDRTSVQEIVEAAGVTKGALYHYFGSKDDLLHEVYARVLRIQQERLDAFAGADAPVEERLRGAAADVVVTTIDNLDDAMIFFRSMHHLSPEKNKQVRAERRRYHERFRALVEEGQETGVFSRATPADLVVDYHFGSVHHLSTWYRPDGPMAPQEVADHLADLLLRALRP
- a CDS encoding penicillin acylase family protein; this translates as MPWRTPRTSHTALDRLRTPRGFPEFLKAASICALVAGLLSPLSPASPAAAADTAAVAEAAAVTDHCGGQCSDILPPGQNGNATLAQILLNQAFGSMPENASNQLGPYNNLATGYSGLTNSTINTFFNDASFGVPSGQVASTLNPAGRTDVTIVRDKKTGVPHITGTTRYGTEFGAGYAAAQDRLWLMDVFRHVGRGKLTPFAGGAASNQGLEQEFWRHAPYTEADLQAQIDKAVASNGERGQLALADVNAYVAGINAYIDASDSARNYPGEYVLTGHKDSVTNAGTIEKFKPTDLVALASVIGALFGSGGGGEVNNALSLLAAQEKYGVTEGTKVWESFRERNDPEAALTVHDGSFPYATKPANPQGMALPDDGTVTEEPLVHDRTGSAATAASTTVSTEATDSALSSARRGMSNALVVSGEHTASGHPVAVFGPQTGYFAPQLLMLQEIQGPGISARGASFAGLSMYIELGRGQDYAWSATTSGQDIIDAYAVELCQDDVHYLYHGTCTAMEKIEQTNSWKPTTADSTPAGSYRMQVWRTKYGPVTHRATVDGKKVAYTTLRSSYLNEAESIIGFQMLNDPDYVKGPETFQKAVQNINYTFNWFYADSTRTAYYNSGDNPVRAAAVDPEFPAWAQSAYEWRNWNPTTNTADYTAPSAHPNSMDQDYYISWNNKQAADYTSASWGDGSVHRGNLLDDRVKRLVAAGGVTRASLTKAMAEAGLADLRAEDVVPDLLKVVNSSTVTDSAAAAAVSKLQAWVTSGSKRTETSAGSKTYANAEAIRILDAWWPLLVKAEFEPGLGTDLYTAIAANLPIDESPSAAHGPTGSHAGSSFQYGWWSYVDKDIRSVLGETVRGPLANQYCGGGSLSACRTLLINTLKEAAGKTAAQVYPGDAYCSAGDQWCADSIIQQPLGGIKHNKISWQNRPTYQQVVEFTSHR
- a CDS encoding RNA ligase (ATP), coding for MSTLRVTAEVLTIHEHPNADALELAQVGLYRAVVAKGAYRTGDTAVYIPEQSVLPAGLIEELGLTGRLAGSRSDRVKAVRLRGELSQGIVCRPRALADVDLTAAVADGTDFAERLGIVKWVPPIPPTMSGEVESAPELLPWVDIENIQRYPDIFTPGERIVLTEKLHGTACLVTYFTEDGRVQVSSKGFGSKYLALKEDPRNLYWRAVHGHKVAEAAARLAERLGARRVGIFGEVYGAGVQDLSYGADGRRETLGYAVFDVSADIDGQVRWLDSAELSELLDGELPLVPKLYEGPYAIDRVLEVATGRETVSGRDLHLREGVVIRPATERYSPVTGGRAVAKAVSPAYLTRKGGTEYE